The proteins below are encoded in one region of Desulfovibrio sp. JC022:
- the rpmD gene encoding 50S ribosomal protein L30 has translation MLKVKLVRSMIGCNPKQRATVKALGLRKIRQEKSFEDNSVVRGMIKKVEHLVEVTES, from the coding sequence ATGCTTAAGGTAAAACTCGTTCGCAGCATGATCGGCTGCAATCCCAAACAGCGCGCTACTGTAAAGGCGCTGGGACTGCGCAAGATCAGACAGGAAAAAAGCTTTGAAGATAATTCCGTCGTAAGAGGAATGATCAAAAAAGTTGAGCACCTTGTGGAGGTAACAGAATCATGA
- the rplO gene encoding 50S ribosomal protein L15, which yields MRLHEIYPFEEERKNRKRVGRGGGSGWGGTSGKGHKGQNARSGGGVPAWFEGGQMPLARRLPKRGFKNPFREEYVALNVGQILGAFEGKTEITLEDIYERGLCKKGALVKVLGMGEVSAAVTIEAHRFSASATEKITKAGGTAKALEG from the coding sequence ATGAGGCTGCACGAAATATATCCGTTCGAAGAAGAACGCAAAAATCGCAAGCGCGTAGGTCGCGGCGGCGGCTCCGGCTGGGGTGGAACCTCCGGCAAGGGTCATAAAGGTCAGAACGCCCGCTCCGGCGGCGGTGTCCCCGCCTGGTTTGAAGGTGGTCAGATGCCTCTGGCTCGTCGTCTGCCTAAGCGCGGTTTCAAGAATCCCTTCCGTGAAGAGTATGTAGCTCTTAACGTTGGTCAGATTCTTGGTGCTTTCGAAGGCAAAACTGAAATCACCCTCGAAGACATTTACGAAAGAGGCCTTTGCAAAAAAGGCGCACTGGTAAAAGTTCTCGGCATGGGCGAAGTAAGTGCTGCTGTCACCATCGAAGCTCACCGCTTCAGCGCATCTGCGACTGAAAAGATCACAAAGGCAGGTGGTACTGCCAAAGCCCTGGAAGGATAA
- the secY gene encoding preprotein translocase subunit SecY codes for MALSGVDNLSRLPELKKKLFWTFLLLAVYRIGIHIPVPGVDSSALADFFESVSNTLFGLFDMFSGGGLRNLSIFALGIMPYISASIIVQLLGVVSPTIKRLQEEGAQGRKKITQYTRYGTVLITLVQGFGIAVGLESMTSPTGAPVVLHAGWAFRGITILTLTAGTVFLMWLGEQMTEKGIGNGISMIIFAGIVAGLPSAIFNTVRLMQAGEITLFLLLFVMVFMIAILAFIVYMERGQRRIPIHYAKRMMGRKMMGGQTTHLPLRINTAGVIPPIFASSILMFPATLASFSNNEILSKFSAYFAPSSVVYNIVYIALIIFFCYFYTAIMFDPKGISENIQKQGGFIPGIRPGTRTREYIDRVLTRITLWGSLYVAAICVLPMILIAQFNVPFYFGGTALLIVVGVAMDFMGKIESYMISRQYEGLMGKGSKIKGR; via the coding sequence GTGGCATTGTCTGGAGTTGATAATCTTTCCCGACTGCCGGAACTGAAGAAAAAGCTCTTTTGGACTTTTCTTCTTCTGGCTGTCTACCGGATCGGGATTCACATCCCGGTCCCGGGCGTAGACAGCTCAGCATTGGCCGATTTTTTTGAGAGTGTTTCCAACACTCTCTTCGGCCTTTTTGACATGTTCTCAGGCGGCGGGTTGCGTAACTTGTCCATATTCGCGTTAGGGATTATGCCCTATATCTCCGCGTCTATTATCGTTCAACTTCTAGGTGTGGTTAGTCCCACCATTAAGCGACTTCAGGAAGAAGGGGCTCAGGGACGCAAGAAGATTACGCAGTACACCAGATACGGCACTGTGCTGATTACATTAGTTCAGGGTTTCGGTATCGCTGTGGGTCTGGAAAGTATGACCAGCCCCACCGGTGCCCCCGTAGTACTGCATGCAGGATGGGCCTTTAGAGGCATCACCATTCTGACTCTGACAGCTGGTACCGTATTTTTGATGTGGCTCGGTGAGCAAATGACCGAGAAGGGCATCGGTAACGGTATCTCCATGATCATTTTTGCCGGTATTGTTGCAGGCCTTCCGTCTGCTATTTTCAATACTGTCAGACTGATGCAGGCCGGTGAGATTACTCTCTTCCTGCTTTTGTTTGTAATGGTATTTATGATCGCCATTCTGGCTTTTATCGTCTATATGGAGCGTGGACAGCGCAGGATTCCAATACATTATGCCAAGCGCATGATGGGACGCAAAATGATGGGCGGGCAGACCACACATCTGCCGCTGCGAATCAACACCGCCGGTGTTATTCCCCCCATTTTCGCATCCAGTATCCTGATGTTTCCCGCGACTCTTGCCAGTTTCTCCAATAACGAGATCCTGTCCAAGTTTTCCGCGTATTTCGCTCCGTCTTCCGTAGTTTATAATATTGTATATATCGCTCTGATCATCTTCTTCTGTTATTTCTACACTGCGATCATGTTTGATCCCAAGGGAATTTCAGAGAATATTCAGAAACAGGGCGGTTTTATCCCCGGTATTCGTCCCGGAACCAGAACCCGTGAATATATTGATCGTGTTCTGACCAGGATTACTCTCTGGGGATCCTTGTACGTAGCTGCTATCTGCGTACTGCCTATGATTCTGATCGCTCAGTTCAACGTGCCTTTCTACTTCGGTGGTACCGCGCTGCTTATTGTAGTCGGTGTGGCTATGGACTTTATGGGCAAAATTGAATCTTACATGATTTCCCGTCAATACGAGGGACTCATGGGTAAGGGCAGTAAGATTAAGGGCAGGTAG
- the map gene encoding type I methionyl aminopeptidase, with product MKKYRGIYLKNDKEIGLMREANRLVSTILDMLGEAIRPGVTTMSLEEIACKACEGYGVKPAFKGYHGFPFALCCSVNEEIVHGFPSEKRILEEGDIVSIDMGVIYQGFYGDSARTYPVGKIADSTRNLLDVTRESLMRGIKQALPGNNLYDISRAVQEYAEGEGFGIVRRFVGHGIGRNLHEKPEVPNFVPSGLPGVQLRSGMVIAIEPMVTEGSHDIEILDDQWTAVTKDRKLSAHFEHTIAITADGPQILSLS from the coding sequence TTGAAAAAGTACAGAGGAATCTACCTCAAGAATGACAAGGAGATTGGCCTCATGCGTGAGGCCAATCGTCTTGTTTCTACTATTTTGGATATGCTGGGCGAAGCCATAAGGCCGGGGGTCACCACCATGAGCCTTGAAGAGATCGCCTGCAAAGCCTGCGAAGGTTACGGGGTCAAACCGGCTTTCAAAGGTTACCACGGGTTTCCTTTTGCCCTTTGTTGCTCCGTGAACGAGGAAATTGTTCACGGTTTTCCTTCTGAAAAAAGAATTCTTGAAGAAGGTGATATAGTCAGCATTGATATGGGCGTTATTTATCAGGGCTTTTACGGGGATTCCGCCCGTACTTACCCGGTCGGCAAAATTGCTGATTCTACCCGCAATCTTTTAGATGTTACCCGTGAATCTCTCATGCGGGGCATCAAACAGGCATTGCCGGGCAACAATCTTTATGATATCTCCCGTGCTGTTCAGGAATATGCTGAAGGGGAAGGGTTCGGAATTGTGCGCCGTTTTGTAGGGCACGGCATCGGACGTAACCTTCACGAGAAACCTGAAGTTCCCAACTTTGTACCGTCAGGTCTTCCCGGTGTGCAACTCCGGAGCGGGATGGTCATCGCCATCGAGCCGATGGTGACTGAGGGGTCACACGACATTGAGATTCTCGATGATCAGTGGACCGCTGTAACCAAGGACAGGAAGCTGTCCGCCCACTTTGAGCACACTATTGCCATTACTGCGGACGGGCCTCAGATACTGAGCCTTTCCTAA